A region of Nocardioides sp. JS614 DNA encodes the following proteins:
- the hisH gene encoding imidazole glycerol phosphate synthase subunit HisH — protein MTRPNVVVLDYGSGNLRSAVRAVERAGAEVTLTADRALAQEADGLLVPGVGAFAACMAGLRAVRGHEVIGRRLAGGRPVLGICVGMQILFERGVEHGVETEGCGEWPGVVERLQAPVVPHMGWNTVDVAAASTLFEGVEDERFYFVHSYGVRDWTLETNDRTRAPLVHWTSHGGDRFVAAVENGPLSATQFHPEKSGDAGAALLRNWVGSLS, from the coding sequence GTGACCCGTCCGAACGTGGTGGTCCTCGACTACGGCTCGGGGAACCTCCGCTCCGCCGTGCGCGCGGTCGAACGCGCCGGCGCCGAGGTCACGCTGACCGCCGACCGCGCGCTGGCCCAGGAGGCCGACGGCCTGCTGGTTCCGGGCGTGGGCGCCTTCGCCGCCTGCATGGCCGGCCTGCGCGCGGTGCGCGGCCACGAGGTGATCGGCCGGCGACTCGCCGGCGGCCGCCCCGTCCTCGGCATCTGCGTGGGCATGCAGATCCTCTTCGAGCGCGGGGTCGAGCACGGGGTCGAGACCGAGGGCTGCGGCGAGTGGCCCGGCGTGGTGGAGCGGCTGCAGGCGCCCGTCGTACCCCACATGGGTTGGAACACCGTGGACGTGGCCGCTGCATCGACCCTGTTCGAGGGTGTCGAGGACGAGCGGTTCTACTTCGTGCACTCCTACGGGGTGCGGGACTGGACGCTGGAGACCAACGACCGCACCCGGGCGCCGCTGGTGCACTGGACCTCGCACGGCGGGGACCGGTTCGTGGCCGCGGTCGAGAACGGGCCGCTCAGCGCCACCCAGTTCCACCCCGAGAAGTCCGGCGACGCCGGCGCGGCGCTGCTGCGCAACTGGGTCGGGTCCCTGTCATGA
- the hisB gene encoding imidazoleglycerol-phosphate dehydratase HisB, producing the protein MTRTARIERQTSESKVLVEVDLDGTGRHDVSTGVGFYDHMLTAFARHALVDLTVQTDGDTHIDAHHTVEDTAIALGQALRQALGDKRGIRRFGDATVPLDEALVQAVVDVSGRPYCVHTGEPEGQQYVQLGGTTPAYLGSLTQHVFESIAFHGHFALHVRVLAGREPHHIVETQFKAVARAFRDAVALDPRETGIPSTKGAL; encoded by the coding sequence ATGACGAGGACGGCACGCATCGAGCGGCAGACCAGCGAGTCCAAGGTGCTCGTCGAGGTCGACCTCGACGGCACCGGGCGCCACGACGTCTCGACCGGCGTGGGCTTCTACGACCACATGCTGACCGCGTTCGCCCGCCACGCGCTGGTCGACCTGACCGTGCAGACCGACGGCGACACCCACATCGACGCCCACCACACCGTCGAGGACACCGCGATCGCGCTCGGCCAGGCGCTGCGCCAGGCGCTCGGTGACAAGCGGGGCATCCGCCGGTTCGGCGACGCGACCGTGCCGCTGGACGAGGCGCTCGTGCAGGCCGTGGTCGATGTCTCCGGCCGGCCCTACTGCGTGCACACCGGCGAGCCCGAGGGGCAGCAGTACGTCCAGCTGGGTGGCACCACGCCGGCGTACCTGGGCTCGCTGACCCAGCACGTCTTCGAGTCGATCGCGTTCCACGGCCACTTCGCCCTCCACGTCCGGGTGCTGGCCGGCCGCGAGCCGCACCACATCGTGGAGACCCAGTTCAAGGCGGTCGCCCGGGCCTTCCGCGACGCCGTCGCGCTCGACCCGCGCGAGACCGGGATCCCCAGCACCAAGGGCGCTTTGTGA
- a CDS encoding histidinol-phosphate transaminase → MTFPPLREELRGIEPYGAPQLDVPVQLNVNENPYGPSPACAADIAAAVALAAGTLNRYPDREFVDLRMALASYLGHGVTHEQVWAANGSNEVMLQLLQAFGGPGRVALSFAPTYSMYPEYARDTVTEWVVGHRESDFALDLDHAHDLVKERQPSVVLLPSPNNPTGTALPLDAVTALCEAAAGNEQPGVVVVDEAYGEFRRAGTPSALELLPRHRNLVVTRTMSKAFALAGARVGYLAAAPEICDAIRVVRLPYHLSAVTQATALAALRHAPELLGKVDELRAERDRTVDWLREQGLTVADTDANFALFGTFADRHAVWQGLLGRGVLIRETGPDGWLRVSIGTAEEMQAFKDALTQVRKEM, encoded by the coding sequence GTGACCTTCCCACCCCTGCGCGAGGAGCTGCGGGGCATCGAGCCCTACGGCGCGCCGCAGCTGGACGTTCCCGTCCAGCTCAACGTCAACGAGAACCCCTACGGGCCATCGCCGGCCTGCGCCGCTGACATCGCGGCCGCGGTCGCGCTGGCCGCGGGCACGCTGAACCGCTACCCCGACCGCGAGTTCGTCGACCTGCGGATGGCACTGGCGTCGTACCTCGGCCACGGCGTCACCCACGAGCAGGTGTGGGCGGCGAACGGGTCCAACGAGGTGATGCTCCAGCTGCTCCAGGCGTTCGGCGGCCCGGGCCGGGTGGCGCTGAGCTTCGCCCCGACGTACTCCATGTATCCCGAGTACGCCCGCGACACCGTCACCGAGTGGGTCGTCGGGCACCGCGAGTCCGACTTCGCGCTCGATCTCGACCACGCGCACGACCTCGTCAAGGAGCGCCAGCCGAGCGTCGTGCTGCTCCCGAGCCCGAACAACCCGACCGGCACCGCGCTGCCGCTCGACGCCGTCACCGCGCTGTGCGAGGCGGCGGCCGGGAACGAGCAGCCCGGGGTCGTCGTGGTCGACGAGGCGTACGGCGAGTTCCGCCGGGCCGGCACGCCCAGCGCGCTGGAGCTGCTGCCGCGGCACCGCAACCTGGTGGTGACCCGCACGATGAGCAAGGCGTTCGCGCTGGCCGGTGCCCGGGTCGGCTACCTGGCGGCGGCGCCGGAGATCTGCGACGCGATCCGGGTCGTGCGGCTGCCGTACCACCTGTCCGCGGTCACCCAGGCGACCGCGCTCGCGGCGCTACGGCACGCGCCGGAGCTGCTCGGCAAGGTCGACGAGCTGCGGGCCGAGCGCGACCGCACGGTCGACTGGCTGCGCGAGCAGGGCCTGACGGTCGCGGACACGGATGCGAACTTCGCGCTGTTCGGGACCTTCGCCGACCGGCATGCTGTGTGGCAGGGGTTGCTGGGCCGGGGGGTGCTGATCCGGGAGACCGGCCCGGACGGCTGGCTGCGGGTCTCGATCGGCACCGCCGAGGAGATGCAGGCATTCAAGGACGCACTGACCCAGGTCAGGAAGGAAATGTGA
- the hisD gene encoding histidinol dehydrogenase: MIRRIDLRGADPGVDYRAAVPRADFDIEAAVPAVHAICEDVRTRGLDAIRELSERFDGVAVDDIRVAPEALATALERLDPDIRAALEESIARLRATCANELEQDAVTDLGPGARVTHRKVPVGRVGLYVPGGLAPLVSSVLMNVVPAQTAGVGSIALASPPQREFAGAVHPTILAACALLGVEEVYAVGGAQAIAMFAYGTGPCRRVDLVTGPGNIYTVTAKRLLKGLVGIDSEAGPTEIAILADDTADPAYVAADLLSQAEHDPLAAAVLVTPSDRLADAVAAELETQVAATKHVERIRTSLSGRQSGVVLVDDLEQGLEVVNAYAAEHLEIHTEDAAAYAARVRNAGAIFVGPYAPVSLGDYCAGSNHVLPTAGCACHSSGLSVRAFTKSVHVVDYSRAALDAVAGHVVTLAEAEDLPGHGAAVRVRFGG; this comes from the coding sequence ATGATCCGCCGCATCGACCTGCGAGGCGCCGACCCGGGTGTCGACTACCGGGCAGCCGTGCCCCGTGCCGACTTCGACATCGAGGCCGCGGTCCCGGCGGTGCATGCGATCTGCGAGGACGTCCGGACCCGCGGGCTGGACGCGATCCGCGAGCTCTCGGAGCGCTTCGACGGCGTCGCCGTGGACGACATCCGGGTCGCCCCGGAGGCGCTGGCCACCGCGCTCGAGCGGCTCGACCCCGACATCCGGGCCGCCCTGGAGGAGTCGATCGCGCGGCTGCGGGCCACCTGCGCGAACGAGCTCGAGCAGGACGCCGTCACCGACCTCGGCCCCGGCGCCCGGGTCACCCACCGCAAGGTGCCGGTCGGCCGGGTCGGCCTCTACGTCCCCGGCGGGCTGGCCCCGCTGGTCTCCAGCGTGCTGATGAACGTCGTGCCGGCCCAGACCGCCGGCGTCGGGTCGATCGCGCTCGCGAGCCCGCCCCAGCGTGAGTTCGCAGGCGCGGTGCACCCGACGATCCTGGCGGCGTGCGCGCTGCTGGGGGTCGAGGAGGTGTACGCCGTCGGCGGCGCCCAGGCGATCGCGATGTTCGCCTACGGCACCGGGCCGTGCCGGCGGGTCGACCTGGTGACCGGGCCCGGCAACATCTACACGGTCACCGCCAAGCGGCTGCTCAAGGGCCTGGTCGGTATCGACTCGGAGGCGGGCCCCACCGAGATCGCGATCCTCGCCGACGACACGGCGGACCCGGCGTACGTCGCCGCCGACCTGCTCAGCCAGGCCGAGCACGACCCGCTCGCCGCCGCCGTGCTCGTCACGCCCTCCGACCGGCTGGCCGACGCGGTCGCGGCCGAGCTCGAGACGCAGGTCGCGGCCACCAAGCACGTCGAACGGATCCGCACCAGCCTCTCCGGGCGGCAGTCCGGGGTCGTCCTCGTCGACGACCTCGAGCAGGGCCTCGAGGTCGTGAACGCCTACGCCGCCGAGCACCTCGAGATCCACACCGAGGACGCCGCGGCGTACGCCGCCCGGGTCCGCAACGCCGGCGCGATCTTCGTCGGCCCCTACGCCCCGGTCAGCCTCGGCGACTACTGCGCCGGCTCCAACCACGTGCTGCCGACCGCCGGCTGCGCCTGCCACTCCTCGGGCCTCTCGGTGCGCGCGTTCACCAAGTCGGTCCACGTGGTCGACTACTCCCGCGCGGCGCTCGACGCCGTGGCCGGGCACGTCGTCACGCTGGCCGAGGCCGAGGACCTCCCCGGCCACGGCGCGGCCGTCCGGGTGCGGTTCGGGGGCTGA
- a CDS encoding LON peptidase substrate-binding domain-containing protein yields MPETLPMFPLNAVLFPGVSVPLTVFEDRYRALVHHLLRIEDPAARVFGSVAIREGYEVGEHGAQSLYRVGCRVQLTEVEAHPDGSFDVVAVGLERIQLDRLDTTGLFPVGHVTDRPDPEAPVAEAVLDQARVAFTAYRAALADIRADPYAGALPRDPTYLSWTLAAVAPLPMPERQSLLEAEDAETRLVLVTDLLRAELRAMNVIPSLPATEVARTRWSPN; encoded by the coding sequence GTGCCCGAGACGCTGCCGATGTTCCCGCTGAACGCGGTGCTGTTCCCGGGGGTGAGCGTGCCGCTCACGGTCTTCGAGGACCGGTACCGCGCGCTCGTGCACCACCTGCTGCGCATCGAGGACCCCGCCGCGAGGGTGTTCGGGTCCGTGGCGATCCGCGAGGGCTACGAGGTGGGCGAGCACGGCGCCCAGTCGCTGTACCGGGTCGGCTGCCGGGTGCAGCTCACCGAGGTCGAGGCGCATCCCGACGGCAGCTTCGACGTCGTGGCGGTGGGCCTGGAGCGGATCCAGCTGGACCGCCTGGACACCACCGGGCTGTTCCCGGTCGGCCACGTCACCGACCGGCCGGACCCCGAGGCGCCGGTCGCCGAGGCGGTCCTCGACCAGGCCCGGGTCGCGTTCACGGCCTACCGCGCGGCCTTGGCCGACATCCGGGCCGACCCGTACGCCGGCGCGCTGCCGCGGGACCCGACGTACCTCTCCTGGACGCTGGCCGCCGTCGCGCCGCTCCCGATGCCCGAGCGCCAGTCGCTGCTCGAGGCGGAGGACGCCGAGACCCGCCTGGTGCTGGTCACCGATCTGCTGCGCGCCGAGCTGCGCGCGATGAACGTGATCCCCTCGCTCCCGGCCACCGAGGTGGCCCGGACCCGGTGGAGTCCCAATTGA
- the ybaK gene encoding Cys-tRNA(Pro) deacylase, with protein sequence MSKKRSPGGTPATVALAKAGVPFTLHEYQHDPRAASYGLEAAEALGLDPAVVLKTLMASVDGKLAVGIVPVTGQLDLKALARALGASRAAMAEVAAAERATGYVAGGISPVGQKRAHPTVLDESALRFDTVYVSGGRRGLDLAIAPADLVRVTGATVAPISRS encoded by the coding sequence ATGAGCAAGAAGAGGTCGCCGGGCGGTACTCCGGCCACGGTGGCACTCGCGAAGGCCGGGGTGCCCTTCACCCTCCACGAGTACCAGCACGACCCCCGGGCGGCGTCGTACGGCCTGGAGGCGGCCGAGGCCCTCGGCCTCGACCCGGCCGTCGTGCTCAAGACGCTGATGGCCAGCGTCGACGGGAAGCTGGCCGTGGGCATCGTGCCCGTGACCGGTCAGCTCGACCTCAAGGCGCTGGCCCGCGCGCTCGGGGCGAGCCGGGCCGCGATGGCCGAGGTGGCGGCCGCCGAGCGGGCGACGGGGTACGTCGCAGGCGGGATCTCGCCGGTGGGCCAGAAGCGCGCCCACCCGACCGTGCTCGACGAGAGCGCGCTCCGCTTCGACACCGTCTACGTCTCGGGCGGACGCCGCGGCCTGGACCTGGCGATCGCGCCGGCCGACCTGGTGCGAGTGACGGGGGCGACCGTGGCGCCGATCAGTCGGTCGTGA
- a CDS encoding DUF3352 domain-containing protein — translation MENSPEYLESGAGEPLRTPSEPTGGGRRRTGWIVGGAVAFVALVGAGAWAAWSFFATGPQPAEALPGSTIAYASVDLDPSGGQKIEALRTLRKFPAFKDHIGLQTDDDVRQRIFEEIQGSGACPDLDYGDDVEPWLGDRIAVAAVDAGEDALSPVFVLQVSDEDQADQGLAKIQDCSGGDGGAWSIADGWALVGETQEIVDRVAADAAKSPLSDDEDYRTWTDAAGDAGIATAYLAPEAGQVLADNLGGLMPPMYGLGEAVPGSDTDLMPSEVTQGLEEFRGLAATLRFDDGSLELEVAADTGRSQDALDGADGGDDVLATLPDDTAAALGLGFADGWFGDLVDQFAGQLGGDLSGDELLDELSSESGLDLPEDVETLTGESAALAIGGDFDLETFVNSTDGSGVPVGLKVQGDPDAIETVLDKLRPQLDGAESFLGSDSDGDLIAIGPDGDYRQQLLEDGDLGDSEVFENVVREAGDAAAILFVNFDAGDWLASLADGDPEVEENLEPLQGLGLSGWLQDDASHVVLRLTTD, via the coding sequence GTGGAGAACAGCCCGGAGTACCTCGAGAGCGGAGCCGGCGAACCGCTCCGGACCCCGTCCGAACCGACCGGTGGCGGGCGCCGCCGCACCGGCTGGATCGTCGGCGGGGCGGTGGCCTTCGTCGCCCTGGTCGGCGCCGGCGCGTGGGCGGCCTGGTCGTTCTTCGCCACCGGCCCGCAGCCGGCCGAGGCACTGCCCGGCTCGACGATCGCCTACGCCAGCGTCGACCTCGACCCGAGCGGTGGCCAGAAGATCGAGGCGCTGCGGACGCTGCGCAAGTTCCCGGCGTTCAAGGACCACATCGGGCTCCAGACCGACGACGACGTCCGTCAACGGATCTTCGAGGAGATCCAGGGCTCCGGCGCCTGCCCGGACCTCGACTACGGCGACGACGTCGAGCCCTGGCTCGGCGACCGGATCGCCGTCGCCGCGGTCGACGCGGGCGAGGACGCTCTGTCTCCCGTGTTCGTGCTCCAGGTGAGCGACGAGGACCAGGCGGACCAGGGGCTGGCGAAGATCCAGGACTGCAGCGGCGGCGACGGCGGCGCCTGGTCGATCGCCGACGGCTGGGCGCTGGTGGGGGAGACCCAGGAGATCGTCGACCGGGTCGCCGCCGACGCCGCGAAGTCCCCGCTCTCGGACGACGAGGACTACCGCACCTGGACCGACGCGGCCGGCGACGCCGGGATCGCGACGGCCTACCTCGCCCCCGAGGCCGGGCAGGTCCTCGCCGACAACCTCGGCGGACTGATGCCGCCGATGTACGGGCTCGGCGAGGCCGTCCCCGGCTCCGACACCGACCTGATGCCCTCCGAGGTCACCCAGGGCCTCGAGGAGTTCCGCGGCCTGGCCGCCACCCTCCGCTTCGACGACGGCTCGCTCGAGCTGGAGGTGGCCGCCGACACCGGCAGGTCCCAGGACGCGCTCGACGGCGCCGACGGCGGGGACGACGTGCTGGCAACGCTGCCCGACGACACCGCGGCCGCGCTGGGCCTCGGGTTCGCCGACGGGTGGTTCGGCGACCTCGTCGACCAGTTCGCCGGCCAGCTCGGCGGTGACCTGAGCGGCGACGAGCTCCTCGACGAGCTCTCCTCAGAGTCCGGCCTCGACCTGCCCGAGGACGTCGAGACGCTGACCGGCGAGTCCGCCGCGCTGGCCATCGGGGGCGACTTCGACCTCGAGACGTTCGTGAACTCCACGGACGGCAGCGGCGTGCCGGTCGGGCTGAAGGTCCAGGGCGACCCGGACGCGATCGAGACGGTGCTGGACAAGCTGCGCCCCCAGCTCGACGGCGCCGAGTCCTTCCTCGGCAGTGACAGCGACGGCGACCTGATCGCCATCGGCCCCGACGGCGACTACCGCCAGCAGCTGCTCGAGGACGGGGACCTCGGGGACTCCGAGGTGTTCGAGAACGTCGTGCGCGAGGCCGGAGACGCGGCCGCGATCCTGTTCGTGAACTTCGACGCCGGGGACTGGCTGGCCAGCCTCGCGGACGGTGACCCGGAGGTCGAGGAGAACCTCGAGCCGCTGCAGGGCCTCGGCCTGAGCGGCTGGCTCCAGGACGACGCCAGCCACGTGGTGCTCCGGCTCACGACCGACTGA
- the dnaE gene encoding DNA polymerase III subunit alpha, with the protein MSTGTQDSFVHLHVHTEYSMLDGASLLDGLFSRVADLQMPAIAMTDHGNLHGAFDFYSKARKHGVKPIIGIEAYITPGTGRGERRRVRWGKGDAAEEGGDDVAGGGAYTHMTMWAENTEGMHNLFRLSSLSSLEGYFYKPRMDREILQQHSKGIIVSTGCPSGAIQTRLRLGQWDEAVREAGELQDIFGRENVFLELMDHGISIEKRVRDDLLRLGRQLGIPPLATNDSHYNNPDDADAHDALICVASGKRLSDTNRLKFDGGGYYIKSPAEMRQLWTQHDLVEACDNTLAIAERCEVEFVESTGGYMARADVPAGETEDSWFRKEVWRGIEARYPGDRLTQEVKDRVEMELAIISQKGYCGYYLVVADFIQWSKRNGIRVGPGRGSGAGSIAAYALSITDLCPLEHGLFFERFLNPERPSMPDFDIDFDDHRRGEVIKYVTEKYGADRVAQIATFGRLKAKAAIKDAARVLDFGFAISDRITKALPADVMGKGVALKDIFDPGHKRYGEGGEFRSLHDSDPDVRRIYDTAVGLEGQIRNWGVHAAGVIMSSEPLINVVPIMARPQDGAIITQFDYPMCESLGLVKMDFLGLSNLHILDDAVANIEANRGEQVVLEELPFDDRATYELMGRGDTLGVFQLDGGGMRALLRSMQPDQFADITAVSALYRPGPMGADSHNKYARRKNGREPIEPIHPALAEALEPVLGETYGLIVYQEQVMAIAQVLAGFTLGAADNLRRAMGKKKKEELDKQYAGFQSGMLERGFPQAAIDTLWAILLPFSDYAFNKSHSAAYGVITYWTAYLKANYPAEYMAALLTSAKDDKDKLAIYLNECRRMKIQVLPPDVNESAHNFTPVGNDIRFGLTAVRNVGSNVVDGIVAAREEKGRYEDFNDFLSKVPAQVCNKRVFESLILAGAFDDMKHKRRALHLKHEEAVDRYVGLKREDEGQDSLFGGSGSDDVVFDVSIALPDVDEWDKMTLLSREREMLGLYVSDHPLLGLEHVLANSSDCSIGQLMLDEDRPDGSSVTISGLVTSVQRKITKRGDAWAMVTVEDLDGAIDVLLFPSAYQLAGPHLVEDAILTVKGRLSRQKDQPEIHGQEVTVPDLSDGPSGPVVISLPSTRCTPPVVEQLKDVLGTHPGMTEVRLRLLTREETLVMRLDDRLRVTPSPALFADLKQLLGPGCLTG; encoded by the coding sequence ATGTCGACCGGCACCCAGGACTCCTTCGTCCACCTCCACGTCCACACCGAGTACTCCATGCTCGACGGGGCCTCGCTCCTCGACGGACTGTTCAGCCGGGTGGCCGACCTGCAGATGCCGGCGATCGCGATGACCGACCACGGCAACCTGCACGGTGCGTTCGACTTCTACTCCAAGGCCCGCAAGCACGGCGTGAAGCCGATCATCGGCATCGAGGCCTACATCACCCCCGGCACCGGCCGCGGCGAGCGCCGGCGGGTGCGGTGGGGCAAGGGCGACGCGGCCGAGGAGGGCGGCGACGACGTCGCCGGCGGCGGCGCCTACACCCACATGACGATGTGGGCCGAGAACACCGAGGGCATGCACAACCTGTTCCGGCTCTCCTCGCTGTCCAGCCTCGAGGGCTACTTCTACAAGCCCCGGATGGACAGGGAGATCCTCCAGCAGCACAGCAAGGGCATCATCGTCAGCACCGGCTGCCCCAGCGGCGCCATCCAGACCCGGCTCCGGCTGGGCCAGTGGGACGAGGCGGTCCGCGAGGCCGGGGAGCTGCAGGACATCTTCGGTCGCGAGAACGTGTTCCTCGAGCTGATGGACCACGGCATCTCCATCGAGAAGCGGGTCCGCGACGACCTGCTCCGGCTCGGCCGCCAGCTCGGCATCCCGCCGCTGGCGACCAACGACTCGCACTACAACAACCCCGACGACGCGGACGCCCACGACGCCCTGATCTGTGTGGCCTCCGGCAAGCGGCTCTCCGACACCAACCGGCTCAAGTTCGACGGCGGTGGCTACTACATCAAGTCACCGGCCGAGATGCGCCAGCTCTGGACCCAGCACGACCTCGTCGAGGCCTGCGACAACACCCTCGCCATCGCGGAGCGCTGCGAGGTGGAGTTCGTCGAGTCCACGGGCGGCTACATGGCCCGCGCCGACGTCCCGGCCGGCGAGACCGAGGACAGCTGGTTCCGCAAGGAGGTCTGGCGCGGCATCGAGGCCCGTTATCCCGGCGACCGGCTGACCCAGGAGGTCAAGGACCGCGTCGAGATGGAGCTCGCGATCATCTCGCAGAAGGGCTACTGCGGCTACTACCTCGTGGTCGCCGACTTCATCCAGTGGTCCAAGCGCAACGGCATCCGCGTCGGTCCGGGCCGCGGCTCCGGTGCGGGCTCGATCGCGGCGTACGCACTGAGCATCACCGACCTCTGCCCGCTCGAGCACGGGCTGTTCTTCGAGCGCTTCCTCAACCCCGAGCGCCCGTCGATGCCCGACTTCGACATCGACTTCGACGACCACCGCCGCGGCGAGGTCATCAAGTACGTCACCGAGAAGTACGGCGCCGACCGGGTCGCCCAGATCGCCACCTTCGGCCGGCTCAAGGCGAAGGCCGCGATCAAGGACGCCGCCCGGGTGCTCGACTTCGGCTTCGCGATCTCCGACCGGATCACCAAGGCGCTCCCGGCCGACGTGATGGGCAAGGGCGTCGCGCTCAAGGACATCTTCGACCCCGGTCACAAGCGGTACGGCGAGGGCGGCGAGTTCCGGTCGCTGCACGACTCCGACCCGGACGTGCGCCGGATCTACGACACCGCGGTCGGGCTCGAGGGCCAGATCCGCAACTGGGGCGTGCACGCGGCCGGCGTGATCATGTCCAGCGAGCCGCTGATCAACGTCGTGCCGATCATGGCCCGCCCGCAGGACGGCGCGATCATCACCCAGTTCGACTACCCGATGTGCGAGTCGCTCGGGCTGGTCAAGATGGACTTCCTCGGCCTGAGCAACCTGCACATCCTCGACGACGCGGTCGCGAACATCGAGGCCAACCGGGGCGAGCAGGTCGTCCTCGAGGAGCTGCCCTTCGACGACCGGGCGACCTACGAGCTGATGGGTCGCGGGGACACGCTGGGCGTGTTCCAGCTCGATGGTGGCGGCATGCGCGCGCTACTGCGCTCGATGCAGCCGGACCAGTTCGCCGACATCACCGCGGTCAGCGCGCTCTACCGGCCCGGCCCGATGGGTGCGGACTCCCACAACAAGTACGCCCGCCGCAAGAACGGCCGCGAGCCGATCGAGCCCATCCACCCGGCGCTGGCCGAGGCTCTCGAGCCGGTGCTCGGGGAGACCTACGGCCTGATCGTCTACCAGGAGCAGGTGATGGCGATCGCCCAGGTCCTCGCGGGCTTCACGCTGGGCGCCGCGGACAACCTGCGCCGGGCGATGGGCAAGAAGAAGAAGGAGGAGCTCGACAAGCAGTACGCCGGCTTCCAGTCCGGCATGCTCGAGCGCGGCTTCCCGCAGGCGGCGATCGACACGCTCTGGGCGATCCTGCTGCCGTTCTCCGACTACGCGTTCAACAAGTCGCACTCCGCGGCCTACGGCGTCATCACGTACTGGACCGCCTACCTCAAGGCGAACTACCCCGCCGAGTACATGGCCGCCCTCCTGACGTCCGCGAAGGACGACAAGGACAAGCTCGCCATCTACCTCAACGAGTGCCGCCGGATGAAGATCCAGGTGCTCCCGCCGGACGTCAACGAGTCGGCCCACAACTTCACGCCGGTCGGCAACGACATCCGCTTCGGCCTGACGGCCGTCCGCAACGTCGGCAGCAACGTCGTCGACGGCATCGTCGCTGCCCGCGAGGAGAAGGGCCGCTACGAGGACTTCAACGACTTCCTGTCCAAGGTCCCCGCCCAGGTGTGCAACAAGCGGGTCTTCGAGTCGCTGATCCTGGCCGGCGCCTTCGACGACATGAAGCACAAGCGCCGCGCCCTCCACCTCAAGCACGAGGAGGCGGTGGACCGCTACGTCGGCCTCAAGCGCGAGGACGAGGGCCAGGACTCGCTGTTCGGTGGCTCGGGCTCGGACGACGTCGTCTTCGACGTCAGCATCGCGCTCCCCGACGTCGACGAGTGGGACAAGATGACCCTGCTCAGCCGCGAGCGGGAGATGCTCGGGCTCTACGTCTCCGACCACCCGCTGCTGGGTCTCGAGCACGTGCTGGCCAACAGCAGCGACTGCAGCATCGGCCAGCTGATGCTCGACGAGGACCGGCCGGACGGGTCCTCGGTCACGATCAGCGGCCTGGTCACCAGCGTCCAGCGCAAGATCACCAAGCGCGGTGACGCGTGGGCGATGGTGACCGTCGAGGACCTGGACGGCGCGATCGACGTGTTGCTGTTCCCGAGCGCCTACCAGCTGGCCGGCCCGCACCTGGTCGAGGACGCGATCCTCACCGTCAAGGGCCGGCTCTCCCGGCAGAAGGACCAGCCGGAGATCCACGGCCAGGAGGTCACCGTCCCCGACCTCTCCGACGGCCCGTCCGGGCCGGTGGTGATCAGCCTCCCCTCCACCCGGTGCACGCCGCCGGTCGTCGAGCAGCTCAAGGACGTCCTCGGCACCCACCCGGGGATGACCGAGGTCCGCCTGCGACTCTTGACCCGTGAGGAGACCTTGGTCATGCGCCTCGACGACCGGCTCCGGGTCACCCCGAGCCCGGCGCTGTTCGCCGACCTCAAGCAGCTGCTGGGGCCCGGGTGCCTGACGGGGTGA
- a CDS encoding GNAT family N-acetyltransferase — protein MRTSDLLLRPAGPEDAEAIADLYTAARVAAVPQMPPASHTNAEDRDWMAAQLAKDDHEAWVATLPHGRLVGYVLMSPVWLDHLFIDPELRGSGIGSVLLDLVKSLRPDGFSLWVFESNTGARRFYARHGLVELERTDGSGNEEKAPDIRMAWPGADPLGFYRGLIDEVDEQLGDLLARRTALTRAVQAHKTDRSRDAARERAIAEAMAGRAPELGVARLERIVHAIITESMDAATEG, from the coding sequence ATGCGCACTAGCGACCTGCTGCTCCGGCCGGCCGGGCCGGAGGACGCCGAGGCGATCGCCGACCTCTACACCGCCGCCCGGGTCGCGGCCGTCCCGCAGATGCCGCCGGCGTCGCACACGAACGCCGAGGACCGGGACTGGATGGCGGCCCAGCTGGCCAAGGACGACCACGAGGCCTGGGTCGCGACGCTCCCGCACGGGCGGCTCGTCGGGTATGTGCTGATGTCGCCGGTCTGGCTGGACCACCTGTTCATCGACCCGGAGCTGCGTGGCAGCGGCATCGGCTCGGTGCTGCTCGATCTCGTGAAGTCGCTGCGCCCGGACGGCTTCTCGCTGTGGGTGTTCGAGAGCAACACCGGCGCCCGCCGCTTCTACGCGCGACACGGCCTGGTCGAGCTCGAGCGCACCGACGGCTCGGGCAACGAGGAGAAGGCCCCCGACATCCGGATGGCCTGGCCGGGCGCGGACCCGCTCGGCTTCTATCGCGGTCTGATCGACGAGGTCGACGAGCAGCTCGGCGACCTGCTGGCCCGCCGCACCGCGCTCACCCGGGCGGTCCAGGCCCACAAGACGGACCGGTCCCGCGACGCGGCCCGTGAGCGTGCGATCGCCGAGGCGATGGCCGGGCGTGCGCCCGAGCTCGGCGTCGCACGGCTGGAGCGGATCGTGCACGCGATCATCACCGAGAGCATGGACGCGGCCACCGAGGGGTGA